In Sporanaerobacter acetigenes DSM 13106, a single window of DNA contains:
- a CDS encoding alpha/beta hydrolase — protein MKTKEFTFKSEGELDVYCKKWEPDDGPIVAAVQLSHGMAEHIQRYDDFAKVLVEKGFVVYGNDHRGHGKTAGSLEKVGYFADENGWDKVVNDMHTLTNIIKEEYENIPVFLLGHSMGSFLSRSYIERFGEEIDGAILSGTGGNPGIAGSIGLKIAKKEIKEKGRKARSEKLNDLSFGNFNKGFKPNRTEFDWLTRDPQIVDEYIRDQYCGEVFTAGFFYDMLTGIKEMYKKENLDKIPKNLPIFFISGEKDPVGGNTKGVFQAIEAYKKAGIKDISYKFYQNARHEVLNEINKEEVYEDIIAWTQKHMERAKEEA, from the coding sequence ATGAAGACCAAAGAATTTACTTTTAAATCTGAAGGGGAATTAGATGTTTATTGTAAAAAATGGGAACCTGATGATGGCCCTATTGTAGCAGCAGTTCAATTATCTCATGGTATGGCAGAACACATACAAAGATATGATGACTTTGCTAAAGTGTTAGTTGAAAAAGGTTTTGTTGTATATGGAAATGATCATAGAGGTCATGGGAAAACAGCAGGAAGTTTAGAAAAGGTTGGTTATTTTGCTGACGAAAATGGCTGGGACAAGGTTGTTAATGATATGCATACTCTTACAAATATTATAAAAGAAGAATATGAAAATATACCTGTATTTTTGCTAGGCCATAGTATGGGTTCTTTTTTGTCAAGGAGTTATATTGAACGTTTTGGAGAAGAAATTGATGGAGCTATATTGAGTGGTACTGGAGGAAATCCAGGGATTGCTGGTAGTATTGGGCTTAAGATTGCCAAGAAAGAAATAAAAGAAAAGGGAAGAAAAGCTAGAAGTGAGAAATTAAATGATTTATCTTTTGGAAACTTTAACAAGGGATTTAAACCCAATAGGACAGAGTTTGATTGGCTTACAAGAGACCCTCAAATAGTGGATGAATATATAAGAGACCAATATTGTGGGGAAGTATTTACTGCAGGATTTTTCTATGATATGTTGACAGGAATAAAAGAAATGTATAAAAAAGAAAATCTTGATAAGATACCAAAGAACTTGCCTATTTTCTTTATTTCAGGAGAAAAGGATCCAGTAGGAGGAAATACTAAAGGAGTTTTTCAAGCAATAGAAGCTTATAAAAAAGCAGGTATAAAGGATATATCATATAAGTTTTATCAAAATGCAAGACATGAAGTGTTGAATGAAATAAACAAAGAAGAAGTGTATGAAGATATTATTGCTTGGACCCAAAAACATATGGAAAGGGCAAAAGAAGAGGCATAG
- a CDS encoding ABC transporter permease subunit, which produces MYLKTLPFNKNLFNKDFKMIKPIVIFIAIIIFFSATLPVTTSYNQYKERLESYKKDGIEFNEKELLQWRINDVHYSLDATREIYIFISILAPIVMAIILFGEEKRRKTFEVLSTMPFTRYEIFFNKLLVSLVAIILPFVINSLIMLLALGLSSNLRIFYSARDVLLWCIKIIYQQMPVLGFSFLFGALTGTTIAQFILTGIFLVFPIGFFTLISDNLDYWGLKLPSAPGVVSEKFVNYSILGVFDSPYHGAKYYIYYIVLSIILIFLSKILFDKNKVERSGETLEFENIETFFKVGVSICFALLMGIMFVWIFEDLFYNGDRFRSVFLVLGYVVGGFLGWLLSNWSIKLNRSKA; this is translated from the coding sequence ATGTATTTGAAGACATTGCCCTTTAACAAAAATCTTTTTAACAAAGATTTTAAAATGATAAAACCAATTGTTATATTTATAGCTATAATAATATTTTTTTCAGCTACATTGCCAGTGACAACTAGCTACAATCAATATAAAGAAAGATTAGAATCCTATAAAAAAGACGGTATTGAGTTTAATGAAAAAGAACTACTTCAATGGAGAATTAATGACGTTCACTATAGCTTAGACGCCACAAGAGAGATTTATATATTTATTTCTATATTAGCTCCTATAGTTATGGCTATTATATTATTCGGAGAAGAAAAGAGAAGAAAGACTTTTGAAGTATTGTCAACAATGCCTTTTACAAGATATGAAATATTTTTCAATAAACTATTGGTATCATTGGTAGCTATAATTTTACCTTTTGTCATAAATAGTTTAATAATGCTATTAGCTTTGGGTTTAAGTTCAAATTTAAGAATATTTTATTCTGCTAGAGATGTTCTTTTATGGTGCATTAAAATTATTTATCAGCAAATGCCTGTTTTAGGATTTTCATTTTTGTTTGGAGCTCTTACGGGAACTACTATTGCACAATTTATATTGACAGGAATATTTTTAGTTTTCCCAATAGGATTTTTCACTCTTATTTCTGATAACTTAGATTACTGGGGGTTAAAATTGCCTAGTGCTCCGGGAGTAGTAAGTGAAAAATTTGTTAACTATAGTATATTGGGTGTGTTTGATAGTCCATATCATGGTGCTAAATATTACATTTATTATATAGTTTTATCTATAATATTGATTTTCTTGTCAAAAATATTATTCGATAAGAATAAAGTAGAGAGAAGTGGAGAAACATTGGAGTTTGAGAATATTGAAACATTTTTCAAAGTAGGCGTAAGTATTTGTTTTGCACTTCTTATGGGTATAATGTTTGTTTGGATATTCGAAGATCTTTTCTACAATGGTGATAGATTCAGAAGTGTTTTCCTTGTTCTTGGATATGTGGTTGGAGGATTTTTAGGATGGCTTTTATCCAACTGGAGTATAAAATTAAATAGAAGCAAAGCATAA
- a CDS encoding ATP-dependent helicase, whose translation MELNKYQKKAVSHVNGPALVLAVPGAGKTTVLIHRTNNLIENHNINPDSILSITFSRASANDMKERYNTTFPNFQSTAIKFSTIHSFSYTILREYAYRKNIKYTLLEGKNTPINKNALLRKIYLEINGEYITEERLEGIVNTIGYIKNMCFDIDEYMLNNNVEINNFKEIYMYYENYKLQNHLIDFDDMLVLTYKVLKEDKYLLNKYRNKYNYIQVDEGQDTSKIQMEIIKTIAYPNNNLFIVADDDQSIYGFRGAFPKGLLEFKKIYPKAKIFYMEENFRSSKNIVNVSNKFIKQNTLRYDKNLFTENEDVRPIQIVKAKTVLDQYEYLVGELKKYDELSNTAILYRNNISTLGLIEYLEKNNIPFHLRDMKISLFNHWMINDIVAFLTLAKDDTNISAFEKIYYKMRGFVYKKYINYIKTLNFNSSVFDRILLYPGLDEEYKQKIIELKRDFKYLSRLKPCEAISFIEEDLKYERYLRENSLKLGYTYDSLKTILFDLKLIAKNTPSIEVFLSRLKYLDYLSKKSVQAKNGVVLSTIHAAKGLEFKNVYMIDLVDGDFPTSNSIEAFYKGNYDLLEEERRLFYVGMTRAKEVLDLVTIKNRNDKKVESSKFLVEIEEMFKK comes from the coding sequence ATGGAGTTAAATAAATATCAGAAAAAAGCGGTTTCTCATGTAAATGGTCCAGCCCTAGTATTAGCGGTTCCTGGAGCTGGAAAAACTACAGTTCTAATTCATAGAACAAATAATCTAATAGAAAATCACAATATAAATCCCGACAGCATCCTTTCTATAACCTTTAGTAGAGCTTCTGCCAATGATATGAAAGAAAGATATAATACTACATTCCCTAATTTCCAATCCACAGCAATAAAATTTTCTACTATCCATAGTTTTTCTTATACTATACTTAGGGAATATGCCTATAGAAAAAATATAAAATATACTTTATTGGAAGGAAAAAATACACCTATAAATAAAAATGCCCTTCTTAGAAAAATTTATCTTGAAATAAATGGTGAATATATTACAGAAGAAAGGCTTGAAGGTATTGTAAACACTATTGGATATATAAAAAATATGTGCTTTGATATAGATGAGTATATGCTTAACAATAATGTAGAAATAAACAATTTCAAGGAAATATATATGTATTATGAAAACTATAAGCTACAAAATCATCTAATAGATTTTGACGATATGTTGGTTCTTACATATAAGGTATTGAAAGAAGATAAATATTTATTGAACAAGTATAGAAACAAATACAATTATATACAAGTCGATGAAGGACAGGATACTTCTAAAATTCAAATGGAAATAATAAAAACCATTGCATATCCAAACAACAATTTATTTATTGTTGCTGATGATGACCAGTCTATATATGGCTTTAGAGGTGCTTTCCCTAAGGGACTTTTGGAATTTAAGAAAATATATCCTAAGGCCAAAATCTTTTATATGGAAGAAAATTTTCGTTCATCTAAAAATATAGTCAATGTAAGCAATAAATTCATAAAACAAAATACTTTAAGATATGATAAAAATTTATTTACAGAAAATGAAGATGTTAGACCAATACAAATTGTAAAAGCTAAAACCGTGCTGGACCAATACGAATATTTAGTAGGAGAACTTAAAAAATATGATGAGCTTTCAAATACTGCTATTCTATATAGAAACAATATATCTACTTTAGGACTCATAGAATATTTAGAAAAGAATAATATACCCTTTCATTTAAGAGATATGAAAATAAGTCTATTTAATCACTGGATGATAAATGATATTGTAGCATTTTTGACTCTTGCAAAAGACGATACAAATATTTCTGCTTTTGAAAAAATTTATTATAAGATGAGAGGATTTGTGTATAAAAAATATATAAATTATATAAAAACATTGAATTTTAATTCTTCTGTATTTGATAGAATCTTATTGTATCCGGGTTTAGATGAAGAATATAAACAAAAGATAATAGAACTTAAAAGAGACTTTAAATATTTATCTAGATTAAAGCCCTGTGAAGCCATAAGTTTTATTGAAGAAGACTTGAAATATGAAAGATACCTTAGAGAAAACTCATTAAAACTTGGATATACCTATGACTCCCTAAAAACTATATTGTTCGATTTGAAATTAATTGCTAAAAATACTCCTTCTATAGAAGTTTTTTTAAGCAGACTAAAATATTTAGATTATCTATCTAAAAAATCTGTACAAGCCAAAAATGGTGTAGTATTGTCTACTATTCATGCTGCCAAAGGATTGGAATTTAAAAATGTTTATATGATAGATCTTGTGGATGGAGATTTTCCTACTTCCAATAGTATTGAAGCTTTCTATAAGGGAAATTATGATTTGCTGGAAGAAGAAAGAAGACTTTTCTATGTTGGAATGACTAGAGCCAAAGAAGTGCTAGATCTTGTCACTATCAAAAATAGAAATGATAAAAAAGTTGAAAGTTCTAAATTTTTAGTGGAAATTGAGGAAATGTTTAAAAAATAA
- a CDS encoding heavy metal translocating P-type ATPase yields MKIIIGAILFIVPILFKFEANWEFIFFFASYIVVGGEILVRALKNITHGQIFDENFLMALATIGAFAIGEYPEGVAVMLFYQVGELFQDMAVSHSRKSIKSLLDIRPDYANIKNGDEVVKVAPQNVHVGDHIIVKPGEKIPLDGTIIEGKSTVDTSNITGENVPRVVQAGDSVLSGYVNNSGLLTIEVLKEFGESTVSKILDLVENASSKKAPTENFITTFARYYTPIVVISAAFIAFIPPLIFKLSLSEWVYRALIFLVISCPCALVISIPLGFFGGIGGASKSGILIKGGNYLEALNQVDTVVMDKTGTVTKGVFRVTRVNAKEGFTEDEVIYLAAYGEAFSNHPIGKSIIEAYEGKVDESLLKDYREIPGMGVQVGISGDKVMIGNEKLFERENIKVEGKKGFGTIVYVAKNSEYIGYIIISDEIKEDAKDTIMGLKNLGIKQTIMLSGDNQYVASKVGEILGIDSVYGGLLPQDKVSVLEKIINETSRKGKVAFVGDGVNDAPVLARADVGIAMGGLGSDAAIEASDIVIMTDEPKKIITGIKIARKTKKIVTQNIYLALGVKIIVLIMGVFGIATMWEAVFADVGVSIIAILNSMRALKVEE; encoded by the coding sequence ATGAAGATTATAATAGGAGCCATATTGTTTATTGTTCCTATATTATTTAAATTTGAGGCAAATTGGGAGTTTATATTTTTCTTTGCAAGTTATATTGTCGTTGGTGGGGAAATACTTGTTAGAGCACTAAAAAATATAACTCATGGTCAAATATTTGATGAAAATTTTTTAATGGCCTTGGCAACCATAGGGGCTTTTGCTATAGGAGAGTATCCTGAAGGTGTGGCTGTTATGTTATTTTATCAAGTTGGAGAATTGTTTCAAGATATGGCAGTTAGCCATTCTAGAAAGTCTATAAAATCTCTTCTTGATATTAGACCAGATTATGCAAATATAAAAAATGGTGATGAAGTAGTGAAAGTTGCTCCTCAAAATGTTCATGTAGGAGACCATATAATTGTTAAACCAGGAGAAAAAATTCCATTAGATGGAACAATAATTGAAGGCAAATCTACTGTGGATACCTCAAATATAACTGGAGAAAATGTGCCTAGAGTTGTACAGGCTGGAGATAGTGTTTTAAGTGGATATGTAAATAATAGTGGACTTTTAACTATAGAAGTTTTAAAAGAATTTGGGGAGTCAACAGTATCAAAAATACTTGATTTGGTAGAAAATGCTTCAAGCAAGAAAGCACCTACTGAAAATTTCATAACTACATTTGCTAGATATTATACACCAATAGTAGTTATTAGTGCTGCTTTTATTGCTTTTATACCACCACTTATATTCAAGCTTAGTTTAAGTGAATGGGTCTATAGAGCACTGATATTTTTAGTTATATCTTGTCCTTGTGCACTAGTTATATCTATTCCGTTAGGGTTTTTTGGTGGCATAGGAGGAGCTTCTAAATCTGGCATACTCATAAAGGGTGGAAATTACCTAGAAGCCTTAAATCAAGTAGATACTGTTGTTATGGATAAGACAGGAACTGTAACGAAAGGTGTATTTAGAGTAACTAGAGTAAATGCTAAAGAGGGATTCACAGAAGATGAAGTTATTTATCTTGCAGCTTATGGAGAAGCTTTTTCAAATCATCCAATAGGCAAATCTATAATAGAAGCTTATGAGGGAAAAGTAGATGAAAGTTTATTGAAAGACTATAGAGAAATACCAGGGATGGGAGTGCAAGTCGGAATAAGCGGAGATAAGGTAATGATTGGAAATGAAAAATTGTTCGAAAGAGAAAATATTAAAGTTGAGGGTAAGAAAGGCTTTGGTACAATTGTATATGTGGCTAAGAATAGTGAATATATTGGGTATATAATCATATCTGATGAGATAAAAGAAGATGCAAAAGATACCATAATGGGACTAAAGAACTTAGGAATCAAACAAACTATTATGCTCTCAGGAGATAATCAATATGTAGCTAGCAAAGTAGGGGAAATATTAGGTATAGACAGTGTATATGGAGGACTATTGCCACAAGATAAAGTTAGTGTTTTAGAAAAAATAATAAATGAGACTAGCCGTAAAGGAAAAGTTGCTTTTGTAGGGGACGGAGTAAATGATGCACCAGTTTTAGCTAGAGCAGATGTGGGGATTGCTATGGGAGGATTGGGTTCAGATGCAGCTATTGAGGCTTCTGATATAGTTATAATGACAGATGAGCCCAAAAAAATAATAACAGGAATCAAAATAGCAAGAAAAACTAAGAAAATTGTCACACAAAATATTTATCTTGCTTTGGGAGTAA
- a CDS encoding proline racemase: MEIIKSINVVDTHTVGEPTRVVVGGIPVIPGKDMSEKKKYLEEHLDHIRTMLMHEPRGHKDMFGAIITQPTRDDADLGVIFMDGGGYLNMCCHGSIGVSTVLVNTGMVEVVEPITEIALEAPAGLIKARVKVENGCAKEVSITNVPSFLYKEDVEIDVPSVGRIKLDISFGGSFFALVDAKELGMNVDLSNVDKLVEIGLAIRDILNSEVKICHPEKPYINTVDLVEIYDVPSKEGADLKNVVVFGMGQFDRSPCGTGTSAKLAYLYAKDKIGLNEPFVYESIIGTTFEGKVLKETNVGEYNGVIPEVTGRAYVTGFNQLVIDPEDPFKYGFVLSK, encoded by the coding sequence ATGGAGATTATTAAGAGCATAAATGTTGTAGATACACATACAGTAGGAGAACCTACTAGGGTTGTAGTAGGTGGAATTCCTGTCATTCCAGGAAAGGATATGTCCGAAAAAAAGAAATATTTAGAAGAACATTTAGATCATATAAGGACAATGCTAATGCATGAGCCAAGGGGACATAAAGATATGTTTGGTGCAATCATAACTCAACCTACAAGAGATGATGCAGATTTAGGAGTAATATTTATGGATGGTGGAGGATATTTGAATATGTGTTGTCATGGATCCATAGGTGTTTCTACAGTACTTGTAAATACAGGAATGGTTGAAGTAGTAGAGCCAATAACTGAAATAGCATTAGAAGCTCCTGCTGGACTTATAAAAGCTAGAGTGAAAGTTGAGAATGGGTGCGCTAAAGAAGTTTCTATAACTAATGTGCCATCATTTTTATATAAAGAAGATGTAGAAATAGATGTGCCTAGCGTTGGAAGAATAAAATTAGACATTTCTTTTGGAGGAAGTTTCTTTGCATTGGTAGATGCTAAAGAATTAGGAATGAATGTTGATTTAAGCAATGTAGATAAACTTGTAGAAATAGGACTAGCTATAAGAGATATATTAAATAGTGAAGTAAAAATTTGCCACCCAGAAAAGCCATACATAAATACTGTGGACTTAGTTGAAATATATGATGTACCTTCAAAAGAAGGTGCAGACTTGAAAAATGTTGTGGTATTTGGTATGGGACAATTTGACCGTTCTCCATGTGGTACTGGAACTAGTGCAAAGCTAGCTTATCTCTATGCTAAAGATAAGATTGGATTAAATGAACCTTTTGTATATGAAAGTATAATTGGAACTACTTTTGAAGGAAAAGTTTTGAAAGAAACAAATGTGGGGGAATACAATGGAGTTATTCCTGAAGTAACTGGTAGGGCCTATGTAACAGGTTTCAATCAATTAGTTATAGATCCAGAAGATCCTTTTAAATATGGATTTGTTCTATCCAAATAA
- a CDS encoding ABC transporter ATP-binding protein: MIRTQNIDKYLGGTKILDNVSINVEGGSIYGLIGPNGAGKTTLIKCLVGIYEPERGNTLICGEDILKNTSIKGRIGYVSDFQYFYPNFKIKDMVEFYRNTYPMWNEERFKNLKKVFKLDENKKIKYLSKGMKTQLSILVNLSIMPKVLILDEPTSGLDPVVRRQVLNFLVEEVSLNDTTVLISTHNLGELEQICDHIGIIHEGRVLMEESIDELKTRVRKIQVAFKEDIPEEIKTNKDILRIESVGKVYQIVANDNIDDLIEEIKKHNPILLETIDMSLEEIFIYKMGGEGYVFEDIAL; this comes from the coding sequence ATGATTAGAACTCAAAATATTGACAAATATCTAGGCGGAACAAAGATTTTAGATAATGTAAGCATAAATGTTGAGGGTGGTTCTATTTATGGACTTATAGGACCAAATGGAGCAGGAAAGACTACTTTGATTAAATGCTTGGTAGGTATATATGAACCTGAAAGAGGAAATACACTTATTTGTGGAGAAGATATTCTAAAAAATACAAGTATCAAGGGTAGAATAGGATATGTTTCTGATTTTCAATATTTTTATCCTAATTTCAAAATAAAAGATATGGTTGAATTTTATAGAAATACTTATCCTATGTGGAACGAAGAGCGATTTAAAAATTTAAAGAAAGTTTTTAAGTTAGATGAAAATAAAAAGATAAAGTACTTATCAAAAGGAATGAAAACTCAATTATCTATATTGGTAAATCTATCTATAATGCCAAAGGTACTTATATTAGATGAACCTACATCTGGACTCGATCCAGTTGTGAGAAGGCAGGTATTAAATTTTTTAGTTGAGGAAGTGAGTTTAAACGATACCACTGTTCTTATATCTACTCACAATTTAGGAGAACTTGAGCAAATTTGTGACCACATAGGAATAATCCATGAAGGAAGAGTACTTATGGAAGAAAGTATAGATGAATTGAAGACTAGAGTGAGAAAAATACAAGTGGCTTTTAAAGAGGATATTCCTGAAGAAATAAAAACAAATAAAGATATTTTAAGAATAGAAAGTGTTGGAAAGGTTTATCAAATAGTCGCAAATGACAATATAGATGATTTGATAGAGGAAATAAAAAAACACAATCCTATACTTTTAGAAACTATAGACATGTCCCTAGAAGAAATATTTATATATAAGATGGGAGGAGAAGGATATGTATTTGAAGACATTGCCCTTTAA
- a CDS encoding nitroreductase family protein: MLMSSFLKNRKSIRDFKEKDADKKVLEELMDYGKKLESAIGKNSFKFILFEDGKLVHKALSGKGGYAGVMIKSPHYIVLELLDESEDCIINASYAMENLITKASELNLGSCWISVVDVEEDMKKALFELKNGKVDYILAIGYPVAKNPFVQEGESCRLAVEEIVYKDEIGNKIDMDELENRGLSDLFYYIRFAPSSYNNQPWRFILKDDRVVLTLMCNDNKYNLVDAGIIMYYFENMAKSIGVNGSWKLLHDEDCEVDKVLYKFIGEFYI, translated from the coding sequence ATGTTAATGAGCAGTTTTTTAAAAAATAGAAAGTCTATAAGGGATTTTAAAGAAAAAGATGCAGATAAAAAAGTATTGGAAGAATTGATGGATTATGGAAAGAAACTGGAATCCGCTATAGGCAAAAATAGTTTTAAGTTTATATTATTTGAAGATGGGAAATTAGTTCACAAAGCACTTAGTGGAAAAGGCGGATATGCTGGTGTTATGATTAAAAGTCCTCATTATATTGTATTGGAACTTTTAGATGAATCAGAGGATTGTATCATAAATGCTTCATATGCTATGGAAAATCTAATAACAAAGGCGTCAGAATTAAACTTAGGTAGTTGTTGGATAAGTGTTGTAGATGTAGAAGAAGATATGAAAAAAGCATTGTTTGAACTTAAAAACGGAAAAGTAGATTATATACTTGCAATAGGATATCCAGTAGCCAAAAATCCATTTGTTCAAGAAGGAGAAAGCTGTAGATTAGCTGTAGAAGAGATAGTTTATAAAGATGAAATTGGAAATAAAATTGACATGGATGAGTTAGAAAATAGAGGATTGAGCGATTTATTTTATTATATAAGATTTGCTCCATCTAGTTACAACAATCAACCTTGGAGATTTATATTAAAAGATGATAGAGTTGTATTGACTTTGATGTGTAATGACAATAAATATAATTTAGTAGATGCAGGGATTATAATGTATTATTTTGAAAACATGGCAAAGTCAATTGGAGTGAATGGAAGTTGGAAATTGCTTCATGATGAAGACTGTGAAGTAGATAAAGTTTTATATAAATTTATAGGAGAATTTTATATATAA
- a CDS encoding GntR family transcriptional regulator, with protein MINIDATSSTPIYEQIVNEIKEGILKGIIEPGDKLPSVREMAKMMTLNPNTIQKAYQELERQKVTVTIRGRGTFVSEDYKPRKDEEKLMEVREFFKKGIVEAYYMGFKEEDIYEMIKSLLKELKGVEEDD; from the coding sequence GTGATAAATATAGACGCAACTAGTAGTACTCCGATATATGAGCAAATTGTCAATGAGATAAAAGAAGGAATATTAAAGGGAATCATTGAGCCGGGAGACAAACTTCCATCAGTGAGAGAAATGGCCAAGATGATGACATTAAACCCAAATACTATACAAAAAGCATATCAGGAATTGGAAAGACAAAAGGTGACAGTTACTATAAGGGGAAGAGGAACCTTTGTATCAGAAGATTATAAGCCTAGAAAGGATGAGGAAAAACTTATGGAAGTGAGGGAATTTTTTAAGAAAGGCATAGTCGAAGCTTATTATATGGGATTTAAAGAAGAAGATATATATGAGATGATAAAGAGTTTATTAAAGGAATTGAAGGGGGTGGAGGAAGATGATTAG
- a CDS encoding phosphatase PAP2 family protein has protein sequence MGAKKRVKTFDKKLLHWFNDTIKNKFLDKFMYYITNLGGGWFTTGFMMSLFIFGKNKMRLIGLEGLASLTLSQIFVQILKRSLERERPFNRFDSVNRFNIVLKDYSFPSGHTTASFSIATVMALNFPYIAIPVLLIALLVGTSRMYLGVHYPTDVLAGIAVGVFSSLIVHFQLIDYLKRLMIFMKLA, from the coding sequence ATGGGAGCTAAAAAAAGAGTTAAGACTTTTGATAAAAAACTGCTTCATTGGTTTAATGATACGATTAAAAATAAATTCTTGGACAAGTTTATGTATTATATAACGAATTTAGGTGGGGGATGGTTTACAACAGGTTTTATGATGTCATTGTTCATATTTGGGAAGAATAAAATGCGACTTATAGGATTGGAGGGACTTGCTAGTCTTACTTTAAGCCAGATATTTGTTCAAATACTTAAGAGATCTTTAGAAAGGGAAAGGCCTTTCAACAGATTTGACAGTGTAAATCGTTTCAACATTGTTCTTAAAGATTATTCCTTTCCATCAGGACATACTACAGCCAGTTTTTCTATAGCCACAGTGATGGCTTTGAATTTCCCTTATATAGCTATACCTGTGCTTTTAATTGCACTTTTAGTAGGAACATCTAGAATGTATTTGGGTGTTCACTATCCAACAGATGTTTTAGCTGGCATAGCTGTTGGAGTGTTTTCTTCATTGATTGTTCATTTTCAGCTAATAGATTATTTAAAACGTCTAATGATATTTATGAAATTGGCATAA